The region TCTGGCACCCCCAGCCTCCCCACCCTTGTCCCCACTCTCCCCTACCATGTCCTTACTGGAGGAAGGTGACCTACGCAGTATCGATCCATGCAAGGATTTATGGGGCTCGCGGGGTTATGAGGACTACCGCCGTGCTGGGGCCACACGGACCAAAGTTGGGGGTCTGACAGGAGGTGTCATGGTAGGAGGTGGGCCAGACAAGTCAGAACTTTGTGTGGTGCACTTTGAGAAAGAACTGGCAGGTGTGGGCACACCAGGCTGTGAGGTCGCGGTTATGTTGGACACCAAAGGCTCTCGGCGCCACTCCTCCTCACCCACCTGTATGCCTAATGCCATCTCTGGAGCATCTCCTGCAAGCGGCTCCCCACAGGAGACGGGCAAAAGCTCACCCTCGCCATGCTGCATCCATACTTCACTTGCCACACCCCGCTCTCGGACTCGCAAAAGAGGGGGCAGTGGAACCAGTGGGGGTGGAGAGGCCATCTCACCCGATGATGACAGCCCATGTCCACAAGGCTCATCCTCCTGCTCGTCACGCTGTGTGTATTGTCGCTCAGTGTTTAGTGCCTCGGAGAATGGACGTGGCCGCTGCCGGGATGCTCCGGATCCAGCTTTACACTGCCTACGCCAGTGGACATGTGTATGGTGTGCCGAGAGCCTACTCTACCACTGCATGTCAGACTCTGAAGGCGAGTTCTGGGAGCCATGTTCGTGTGAAGACTCGCTGGGCCGtaggccacacccactctgCTGTGCCGGCTGGATGGCACTGCTGGCACTGTCACTCTTTGTGCCATGCATGTGCTGCTACCTGCCGCTGAGAGCATGCCTGCGCTGTGGGGAAAGATGCGGTTGCTGCGGGGGAAAGCACAAGGCTGTGCGGTGAGACCTGGCTTTGGGAGGTtctgaggccagggagaggttGTTGTGATGGAAGGAGAGGGAAGGGAGAACACcaaattttttccatttaaaaatagtttaagAGAGCTTGCTCTATAGCGATCATTAAAAAGTCCCTTTCCCCCCCCACAATCCTCTGCTGCATTCCGTTTGTACTCTACCAGGACCCTTAATGGTGGTGCCAACACACAATGCACTGGCAGCTTTGCATTGTGCTCTTCAGAGAGACACAAATATGCAGGAAGATGGCTCCCACCGCCAGCTTCTCTCAGCTCCAACTGACTGTTGTTAAGGCTCACAAAAGGAGCATGCTGAAAACACCAACATGTAAAGCTATGCtaggtttattttttgtc is a window of Ictalurus punctatus breed USDA103 chromosome 4, Coco_2.0, whole genome shotgun sequence DNA encoding:
- the spred3 gene encoding sprouty-related, EVH1 domain-containing protein 3 — protein: MEGDVRVRAVVMTRDDSSGGWVPLGGGGLSHVVICKGRSSESHGQKEYVIRGERLRDRAPVLECAIQKGLIYNKVNPIFHHWRVEERKFGLTFQSPADAISFEKGLQIVLDKLDKGFDSPSSSTPEEGDTEDDGQASHTGSESSSNSRKEMLPKPITIVTSESSATCFVHSTAEEFGYGEGHAITTQTPAQVHRRPCQHQLSQVSAVLNPPAPPPPPPAPPTSPLAPPASPPLSPLSPTMSLLEEGDLRSIDPCKDLWGSRGYEDYRRAGATRTKVGGLTGGVMVGGGPDKSELCVVHFEKELAGVGTPGCEVAVMLDTKGSRRHSSSPTCMPNAISGASPASGSPQETGKSSPSPCCIHTSLATPRSRTRKRGGSGTSGGGEAISPDDDSPCPQGSSSCSSRCVYCRSVFSASENGRGRCRDAPDPALHCLRQWTCVWCAESLLYHCMSDSEGEFWEPCSCEDSLGRRPHPLCCAGWMALLALSLFVPCMCCYLPLRACLRCGERCGCCGGKHKAVR